One Aethina tumida isolate Nest 87 chromosome 5, icAetTumi1.1, whole genome shotgun sequence genomic window carries:
- the LOC109594496 gene encoding polycystic kidney disease protein 1-like 3 — translation MNGVIINSTNHFIFQQYNKSFHSWQYLNVLKEEGMPTPNITVGRYGCYKWNKDLMEWKFACASSNKSHEKSIFCLCHEASIFKGQYDYLPIKVDSMEFLDFDVHVDPTYIIFTTTIIIMILFYILLLCVYMKTNNYEVGNNVLFLTDVPNYCKFAYLIVVHTDKKVKSGTTSNIMIKLVGTKSSSKEHVLNYPDPGKQLLQEGNEDWLILASEHYLGDLKEIHLWFDSIGEKPD, via the exons ATGAACGGTGTTATAATAAACAGTACgaaccattttattttccaacaGTACAACAAATCGTTCCACAGTTGGCAGTATTTGAATGTGTTAAAGGAG GAAGGTATGCCGACACCAAATATCACTGTTGGTAGATATGGTTGTTATAAGTGGAATAAAGATCTAATGGAATGGAAGTTTGCATGCGCT agctCAAATAAAAGTCATGAGAAATCCATATTCTGTTTGTGCCATGAAGCTTCGATATTCAAGGGGCAATATGACTATCTCCCAATAAAAGTAGATTCAATGGAGTTTTTGGACTTTGACGTCCATGTGGATCCaacgtatattatttttacaacaacaataataatcatgatattgttttatatacttcTATTGTGTGTCTACatgaaaacaaacaattat GAGGTGGGTAACAATGTGCTCTTCCTAACGGATGTTCCAAATTACTGTAAATTTGCCTATTTAATCGTTGTACATActgataaaaaagttaaatcagGTACTACCTCCAACATTATGATTAAATTGGTAGGAACAAAATCATCGTCCAAG GAACATGTGTTGAATTATCCAGATCCTGGAAAGCAGTTACTCCAAGAGGGCAACGAAGATTGGCTCATTTTGGCATCGGAACACTACCTTGgcgatttaaaagaaattcatCTGTGGTTTGACAGCATAGGTGAAAAACCTGACTG A
- the LOC109594508 gene encoding polycystin-2, with the protein MWLTSCGMALLYYIIFFENIIKIIAYKKMEQYSLRPGLIKEKYSDLLDAIESQRKEIYKRFGHLGLRPFLLHLYSPIESEEIIEKKSFLKDRIRALELLQDLIMFSLYILILYMLILANRDKMTIYNNQAINSIIKGEFDLNTDISNVATIKDVNHFIKNVLIEGLQSPTWYSYYTINNPGYSKDKHNSIIGIGRFRQHRVTHNSCTVPNNMKYLKVACTPSYHKAPEFRNFTKHWSLKGNVADRLQEIWKHLNASFDGSSPYKGHISSYPKGGYTGPLGRTYRNSHINWKYMTSNKWVDNATRALIFEILFYNVNSNLFSEAAIFFEIGPEDFVTVAFKTVTARLLFVNQESNSMTTVATFAFMVVLVLFSLKIATNIIMRRKVLFRTFNFWLLIDVIIIILSFGTLALTQHRAYLVKNFLAQIEISKHNSFIEYFNLFKVETYLTYIAAFLVGTATIRLWKLLRFMIVFRIMERTVLLSIKPICALLVWHFIILLMFTYPGVILFGQTSKHFKSITDTVITLLLCFIGQNGSLDPNKVFRNQFQQAYYMSYMIVSISISAIYVSIVIISYQQAQRDFSNIEQYTLKEYLIEKWGIIWELIRFRCRKTRVRGGSDTEPKIFQTVYPKADEHRYAKCISITKQRMEQMNLIVQCILKNEDLNYTLSKEDVELINKTIYAFHSEEKDDEKDLFFLDNLDDNKVKVIDDYKMLKMEQICSMILDTEEQRKQKEERKQIELREKALRHHEKQLDYLREYLTGLDRIVTELTIKYKKTN; encoded by the exons ATGTGGTTAACATCCTGCGGAATGGccttattatattacattattttctttgaaaatatcataaagattattgcatataaaaaaatggaacaGTACTCATTAAGG CCAGGATTAATTAAAGAGAAATACTCTGATTTGCTGGATGCAATAGAATCTCAGAGAAAAGAAATCTATAAACGATTTGGTCACTTAGGACTTAGGCCTTTCTTGTTACACCTATATTCTCCGATAGAATCAGAGGAAATTATT gAGAAGAAGAGTTTCTTGAAAGATAGAATAAGAGCACTGGAATTGCTACAGGATTTGATCATGTTTTCCTTATACATTCTCATATTATACATGTTAATTTTAGCCAATCGagataaaatgacaatttacaataatcaGGCAATTAACAGCATTATAAAAGGTGAATTTGATTTGAATACAGACATTTCCAACGTAGCTACAATAAAGGA CGTTaatcatttcataaaaaatgtgttaattgaGGGACTCCAATCACCAACTTGGTATTCGTACTACACTATAAATAATCCAGGATATTCAAAAGACAAACACAATTCCATAATTGGTATTGGCAGATTTAGACAACACAGAGTAACGCATAATAGTTGTACCGTGCCtaacaatatgaaatatttgaaggtAGCTTGTACACCTTCATACCATAAAGCTCCCGAGTTTAGAAACTTCACTAAACATTGGAGTTTAAAGGGTAATGTTGCAGACAGACTGCAGGAAATATGGAAACACCTTAATGCTAGTTTCGATGGATCAAGTCCATACAAAG gaCACATTTCTTCATATCCAAAAGGGGGATATACTGGTCCACTTGGTAGAACCTATCGTAACTCACACATCAATTGGAAGTACATGACAAGCAATAAGTGGGTGGATAATGCAACAAGAGCTTTGATCTTCGAAATCCTTTTCTACAACGTaaactcaaatttatttagcGAAGcagcaatattttttgaaattggtCCTGAAGACTTTGTAACAGTGGCTTTTAAG ACGGTAACAGCTCGTCTTCTGTTTGTAAACCAAGAATCCAATTCAATGACCACAGTAGCGACCTTCGCTTTTATGGTGGTTTTAGTATTATTCTCCTTGAAAATTGCAACCAATATAATTATGAGACGAAAAGTTTTGTTCCGGACATTCAATTTCTGGctattaattgatgtaatcataattatattgagCTTTGGAACTTTAGCTTTAACCCAACATCGTGCTTATCTCGTGAAAAACTTTCTGGCACAAATTGAGATATCGAAGCATAACTCCttcattgaatatttcaatttatttaaggttGAAACATACTTAACTTACATAGCTGCTTTCTTAGTTGGTACTGCGACAATTAGACTTTGGAAACTTTTGCGATTTATGATAGTATTTAGAATTATGGAGAGAACCGTTTTGCTATCGATAAAACCAATCTGCGCGTTGCTGGTTtggcattttattatattattaatgtttacttATCCTGGTGTCATATTATTTGGTCAAACttccaaacattttaaatcaattactgATACTGTTATCACACTCCTTTTGTGTTTCATTGGTCAAAACGGCTCGTTAGATCCAAACAAGGTGTTTCGAAATCAATTTCAACAAGCCTATTACATGAGTTACATGATAGTCAGCATTTCCATTTCTGCAATTTATGTTTCTATAGTTATTATAAGTTATCAGCAGGCCCAGAGagatttttccaatattgaacaatacaccctaaaagaatatttaatagaaaaatgggGCATAATATGGGAGTTAATAAGGTTCAGGTGTAGGAAAACACGAGTAAGGGGGGGTTCAGATACAGAaccaaaaatattccaaacaGTATATCCTAAAGCCGATGAACACAGATATGCCAAATGTATTTCCATAACCAAACAACGAATGGagcaaatgaatttaattgtgcaatgcattttgaaaaatgaagaTTTAAACTACACGCTAAGCAAGGAAGATGTGGAgttgataaataaaacgatATACGCTTTTCATTCGGAGGAGAAAGATGACGAGAAAGATCTTTTCTTTCTAGACAACTTGGATGATAACAAAGTCAAAGTTATAGATGATTACAAGATGTTGAAGATGGAGCAAATATGCAGCATGATTTTAGATACGGAGGAACAAAGAAAACAGAAGGAGGAACGGAAACAAATAGAGCTACGTGAAAAAGCGCTTCGCCATCATGAAAAACAGTTGGATTACTTAAGGGAATACTTGACAGGGTTGGACAGGATTGTCAcagaattaacaattaaatataagaaaactaATTGA
- the LOC109594509 gene encoding pancreatic triacylglycerol lipase, giving the protein MNSTNSSGVLLQTMIFLMNQSLIQHESQSYNYYLLQIGQESHAEKCYGLYGCFKLSPPWTSEHRPVSLFPEDLMKIEPKFPLYTRQNYHKPVFLDLNDIYFVESSGMDPKKPIYVISHGYVEGGDAPWIIEMAHKLLDREDCSVITVDWRGGSGPPYSQAVANIRLVGAVAAHLLSDIAKHTGTLGLDHVHLIGHSLGAHLSGYVGYALQEEHNLTLSRITGLDPAEPHFAKTQAPVRLDKSAAKYVDIIHTDASQFIRGGLGIVESIGHVDFYPNGGTEQPGCGKSIVQYINDESGSFVKGLKKYLGCNHLRSHEYFYASIDGKCSFKGVPCSSYKDFVNGKCFDCGKKGERCLRMGFHGRKSYEKLKTKPNKGSMVQYLMTADKRPYCMGHYLVKVNVSDSEDSRQHGGEIGQLYFTMHETSDGKGPRSSPAGFISGYYGPGDKLQKVIVADEVNNMKAIEVVWKYNSSLFNPLTWRILSNPKIYIDAIEIEALEIRKRIKVCPKNKKPLVNGQPQLLISSYC; this is encoded by the exons atgaactcCACCAACTCGTCAGGAGTTTTACTGCAGACCATGATCTTTCTCATGAACCAGAGTCTGATCCAGCACGAGTCACAGTCTTACAACTACTATCTGTTGCAAATTGGACAAG aGTCGCACGCTGAAAAATGTTATGGGCTATATGGTTGCTTCAAACTGTCACCTCCGTGGACATCGGAACATAGACCGGTTTCATTATTTCCTGAGGATTTGATGAAg atagaACCAAAATTTCCCCTTTATACGAGACAAAATTACCATAAACCGGTTTTTTTAGACCTAAACGATATTTATTTCGTTGAAAGCTCTGGAATGGACCCAAAGAAACCTATATACGTCATATCCCATGGATATGTGGAAGGTGGGGATGCTCCTTGG ATTATAGAAATGGCCCATAAGTTATTGGACAGAGAAGACTGTTCCGTAATAACGGTAGACTGGAGAGGAGGGTCTGGACCTCCTTACTCCCAAGCAGTGGCCAACATACGCTTGGTTGGGGCGGTTGCCGCCCACCTCCTTTCCGACATCGCCAAACACACCGGTACTTTAGGTCTTGACCACGTTCACCTCATCGGTCATTCGCTTGGTGCCCATCTGAGTGGATACGTCGGATATGCCCTTCAAGAG GAACACAATTTGACTTTGTCGAGAATCACAGGACTGGATCCGGCAGAACCACACTTTGCCAAGACTCAAGCTCCTGTACGACTGGATAAATCAGCAGCAAAATACGTGGACATCATCCATACAGATGCCAGTCAGTTTATACGAGGTGGATTGGGAATCGTCGAAAGCATCGGCCACGTTGATTTTTATCCCAACGGAGGCACCGAACAGCCAGGTTGCGGCAAAAGTATTGTCCAGTACATAAATGACGAAAGTGGCAGTTTCGTGAAGGGTCTTAAGAAATATTTGGGTTGCAACCACTTGCGCAGTCACGAATACTTCTACGCCAGCATTGATGGTAAATGTTCATTCAAGGGAGTACCGTGTTCATCTTATAAG gATTTTGTGAACGGAAAATGTTTCGACTGTGGTAAAAAGGGGGAACGATGTTTAAGAATGGGATTCCATGGAAGAAAATCCTACGAAAAACTTAAAACGAAACCAAACAAAGGGAGCATGGTGCAATATTTAATGACAGCCGATAAAAGACCTTACTGCA TGGGACACTATTTGGTAAAAGTCAATGTTTCCGATTCCGAGGACAGTAGACAACATGGAGGAGAAATTGGGCAGCTCTACTTTACTATGCATGAAACTAGTGACGGAAAAGGACCTAGGTCATCTCCAGCTGGATTTATTTCAGGGTATTATGGTCCAGgagataaattacaaaaagttATAGTCGCTGACGAGGTTAATAATATGAAAGCTATTGAAGTTGTTTGGAAATACAATAGCAGTCTGTTTAATCCACTGACTTGGAGGATACTGAgcaatccaaaaatatacattgatGCGATCGAAATAGAAGCATTGGAAATACGGAAAAG gatAAAGGTTTGTCCGAAGAACAAGAAACCCTTAGTGAATGGACAGCCACAGTTGCTAATATCTtcgtattgttaa
- the LOC109594511 gene encoding uncharacterized protein LOC109594511 — MLKRFLLLFTVYIYISSGAVLIWSNKNVNLSPLQQFDDDDLNSLKETLLNPQVFIFKSPTASLSSDFKSLLDGYHSAFNPNGIVNTEQATELLGDNELDKMKVKQTLDLVHNKEDFLAVLYIPNRRFKREADINVTTTMNPDFKKPEGPVIYIGKSKKDLYTMLYSSKPLLLKVKNEFIYLGMAPADMITVDTRLNVNIPLENGDKISLRFSFTNNNYGYWSMKSVKITDTMNDMNFNLNITTDITAPQEFSYHCTGDTLFVDKANDVELHLYDIQVQIDSTNGKFSDAYDCVPFTTAPIWSGLFVTSILGIGLIVALTAIMDIKTMDKFDNAKTKNLSITVFE, encoded by the exons atgttgaaacgtTTCTTGTTACTGTTTACCGTCTACATATATATCTCCAGCGGGGCCGTTTTAATTTGGAGCAACAAAAACGTGAATCTGTCGCCGTTGCAACAGTTTGACGACGACGATTTAAATAGTTTGAAGGAAACGTTATTAAATCCGcaagtgtttatttttaaatcgccAACTGCGAGTTTATCGTCCGATTTTAAGTCCTTGTTAGATGGTTATCATTCAGCTTTCAACCCCAATGGCATTGTTAATACTGAACAGGCCACAG AATTATTGGGCGACAATGAGTTGGACAAGATGAAAGTGAAGCAGACACTGGACTTAGTGcacaataaagaagatttTCTGGCTGTCCTGTACATTCCCAACAGGAGATTTAAAAGAGAGGCAGACATAAATGTTACAACCACCATGAATCCTGATTTCAAAAAACCTGAAGGTCCTGTCATTTATATTGGCAAATCCAAAAAGGATTTATACACAATGTTATACTCATCCAAACCATTATTGTTgaaagttaaaaatgaatttatatatttaggaATGGCACCTGCAGACATGATTACTGTAGACACTAGATTGAATGTGAATATTCCCCTTGAAAATGGtgataaaatatctttaaggtTCAGCTTTACCAACAATAATTATGGTTATTGGTCCATGAAATCAGTAAAGATCACAGACACAATGAATGAcatgaatttcaatttaaatattaccacTGACATCACAGCACCACAGGAATTTTCATACCATTGCACTGGTGATACATTGTTTGTTGATAAAGCAAATGATGTTGAATTACATTTGTATGATATACAAGTACAAATAGATTCAACAAATGGCAAATTCAGTGATGCCTATGATTGTGTGCCATTCACCACTGCCCCCATTTGGTCTGGGTTATTTGTAACATCAATACTGGGTATTGGTTTGATTGTTGCATTAACGGCAATAATGGATATCAAAACAATGGACAAATTTGATAAtgccaaaacaaaaaatttatctattactGTATTTGAATAA
- the LOC109594510 gene encoding aminoacylase-1, whose translation MTALTPQQKETYDKQALDNFREYLRIPSVHPDINYDDCVKFLESQAKSLGLPVKVIEVKPNKPIVIITWVGTEPNLPSILLNSHTDVVPVFEEEWKHKPFGAEIVDGKIYARGTQDMKSVGIQYIEAIRRLKEQGVKFRRTVHLSFVPDEEIGGILGMKEFITTQAFKNLNVGLSLDEGMTSSSEEYMVAYAERCIWQLHIHCPGQPGHGSILLKNTAGEKVNYIMNKFYEFRKTQEKKLEENPHLTLGDVTTVNVTQLKGGVQSNVVPPELTLVVDCRIPTTVDIKSWEETINRWCKEAGEGVYIEYEQKQPQVPPTQLEGNKFWTAFKAATDKLGLKLKLQEFPGGTDSRYLRGLGIPALGFSPINKTPVLLHDNDEFIRVDTFLKGIEVYTTLIPAVANVQ comes from the exons ATGACTGCTTTAACTCCGCAACAGAAGGAAACTTACGACAAACAGGCTCTGGACAATTTCCGGGAGTACCTTAGGATACCGAGCGTCCATCCAGACATTAACTACG ATGACTGTGTGAAGTTTTTAGAGTCCCAAGCTAAATCCTTAGGACTTCCAGTTAAAGTGATTGAAGTAAAACCAAACAAAcctattgttattattacttGGGTTGGAACTGAACCCAATCTTCCATCCATTTTACTAAACAGTCACACTGATGTCGTGCCTGTTTTTGAG GAAGAGTGGAAGCACAAACCGTTTGGGGCTGAAATTGTGGACGGAAAAATCTACGCAAGAGGCACCCAAGACATGAAATCAGTTGGCATACAGTACATTGAGGCCATCAGGAGATTAAAGGAACAAGGCGTCAAATTCCGTAGGACAGTTCACCTTTCGTTTGTGCCAGATGAAGAAATTGGTGGAATCTTGGGCATGAAGGAGTTCATTACAACCCAAGCTTTCAAGAATTTGAATGTTGGTTTATCATTGGATGAAGGCATGACCAGTTCCAGCGAAGAATACATGGTGGCTTATGCTGAACGATGCATTTGGC AGCTACATATTCACTGCCCAGGGCAGCCTGGCCACGGATCTATCTTACTGAAAAATACTGCGGgagaaaaagtaaattacatCATGAACAAATTTTACGAATTTAGGAAGACTCAAGAAAAAAAACTGGAGGAAAATCCTCATTTGACCCTAGGTGATGTGACTACAGTAAACGTGACACAACTAAAG ggtGGCGTCCAATCAAATGTGGTACCCCCAGAGTTAACTTTGGTTGTTGACTGTCGAATTCCAACGACGGTCGACATCAAAAGCTGGGAAGAAACCATAAACAGGTGGTGTAAGGAAGCTGGAGAGGGAGTTTACATTGAATACGAGCAAAAACAACCTCAAGTACCTCCCACTCAATTGGAGGGCAACAAATTTTGGACGGCATTCAAAGCCGCAACGGATAAATT AGGATTGAAATTGAAGCTTCAAGAATTCCCTGGTGGCACCGACAGTCGTTATTTGCGAGGACTGGGAATTCCCGCCCTAGGATTTTCACCCATCAATAAAACCCCAGTGCTTTTACACGACAACGACGAATTCATCAGGGTTGACACTTTCTTGAAAGGAATTGAAGTTTACACTACTCTTATTCCAGCTGTTGCTAATGTTCAATGA
- the LOC109594512 gene encoding vesicular integral-membrane protein VIP36, which produces MQLKRFISSFCTFFLINISNAAWNTKDFMKREHSLIKPYYGSGIDIPFWQFTGSTIVTPNHIRLTDDYQSRRGAIWNSVPVGVPNWDLQVQFKVHGKGKDLFGDGFAIWYAKEPMVDGTVFGSKDYFQGLAVILDTYSNHNGPHNHQHPYISAMINNGSLHYDHDRDGTHTQIAGCEAKFRNLDHDTHISIRYEGDVLTVSTDIENKAAWKECFQVKGVKLPTGYFIGLSATTGDLSDNHDIMSVRLFELDSPEDQNQEDRSNIVPSASFFEPPRDHVDDPKPSSLSGIKIFLLMLLGSIAVVACVVIGIMFYQKHQEKNRKRFY; this is translated from the exons ATGCAGCTAAAACGTTTCATTAGTTCTTTTTGcacattctttttaataaatattagcaaTGCGGCTTGGAACACGAAAGATTTTATGAAACGAGagcattcattaataaaacctTATTATG GTTCCGGAATAGATATACCGTTCTGGCAGTTCACCGGAAGTACAATAGTTACTCCAAATCACATCAGGCTCACTGATGATTACCAAAGTAGGAGAGGAGCAATTTGGAACTCAGTG CCGGTGGGTGTGCCTAATTGGGATTTACAAGTGCAATTTAAAGTACATGGTAAAGGTAAGGACCTCTTTGGAGATGGATTTGCCATTTGGTATGCAAAAGAACCCATGGTGGACGGTACAGTCTTTGGTAGCAAGGACTATTTCCAAGGTTTAGCTGTGATATTGGACACATACAGTAATCATAATGGGCCACATaat CATCAACATCCATACATTTCTGCCATGATAAACAATGGTTCTCTGCACTATGACCATGACAGAGATGGAACACATACTCAAATTGCAGGTTGTGAGGCCAAATTCCGTAATCTCGACCATGACACTCATATATCAATCAGATATGAAGGAGATGTTTTAACAGTATCTAccgatattgaaaataaagcagCCTGGAAGGAGTGTTTTCAAGTTAAAGGCGTCAAACTACCAACTGGCTATTTTATTGGACTTTCAGCCACCACTGGAGACTTATCTGACAATCATGATATTATGTCTGTTAGACTATTTGAACTAGACTCCCCTGAAGAT caAAATCAGGAAGATAGGTCTAATATTGTGCCATCAGCATCATTCTTTGAACCTCCAAGGGACCATGTGGATGATCCTAAACCTTCCTCTCTCTCTGGAATCAAGATTTTCTTGTTAATGCTACTGGGAAGTATTGCAGTTGTAGCTTGTGTAGTTATAGGTATTATGTTCTATCAAAAGCACCAAGAGAAAAATAGGAAAAGGttttattaa
- the LOC109594513 gene encoding BTB/POZ domain-containing protein KCTD9 — MSKKTVIIHKNGLLSSGKSIELDSNIEDLLKQSFTLLNISPKRIFLEDGTEIKDAAYIRNNDKLFVSEGEDFKKPVTKIKFDDWITLNVGGKCFTTSKRTLTTSEPTSMLARMFSEDDEGFAFAPSSIDKNGAFLIDRSPTYFEPILNYLRCGQLVFDKHINPRGILEEARFFCIESIIPTLECMIQNDTVCRDALPLTRRDVIDALIRSSFNAELRFQGVNLAGADLSRLDLRNINFKYANLQGCNLVGSNLSWCCLERADLSHANLDHAHLLGVKSLCANLEGASMKKSNFKDPGGTRANMEGVNLKGADLEGSDMGGVNLRVATLKNANLKNCDLRAAVLAGADLESCDLSGSDLHEANLRGANLKDAAFELMLTPLHMSQAIR; from the exons ATGAGTAAGAAGACTGtaattatacacaaaaatGGGCTTTTATCATCAGGAAAG AGCATTGAACTTGATTCAAATATAGAAGACTTGCTGAAGCAATCTTTTACGTTATTGAATATTTCCCCAAAACGAATATTTTTGGAAGATGGCACGGAAATTAAAGACGCCGCGTATATTAGAaacaatgataaattatttgtatcagAGGgtgaagattttaaaaaacccgtcaccaaaattaaatttgatgattgGATAACATTGAATGTGGGAGGAAAGTGTTTCACAACTTCAAAGAGAACATTGACAACAAGTGAACCCACTAGTATGCTGGCTAGAATGTTCTCAGAGGATGATGAAGGTTTCGCTTTTGCTCCCAGTTCCATAGATAAAAATGGTGCATTTTTGATAGACCGTAGTCCAACATATTTCGAGCCGATCCTGAATTATTTAAGGTGCGGCCAATTAGTTTTTGATAAGCATATTAATCCTAGAGGTATTTTGGAGGAAGcaagatttttttgtattgaatCTATTATACCCACTTTAGAGTGCATGATACAAAATGACACTGTATGTAGAGATGCCTTACCATTAACCAGAAGAGATGTGATTGATGCCTTAATAAGAAGTTCGTTCAATGCGGAGCTCCGTTTTCAAGGTGTTAACTTAGCGGGTGCAGACTTAAGTAGATTAGATTTAaggaatatcaattttaaatatgctaATTTGCAAGGCTGTAATTTGGTGGGCTCTAATTTGAGCTGGTGCTGTTTAGAAAGGGCTGATTTGTCCCACGCTAACTTAGATCATGCCCACCTCTTAGGTGTTAAGAGTTTATGTGCTAATTTAGAAGGTGCCTCAATGAAGAAATCCAATTTCAAAGATCCTGGTGGCACGAGGGCCAATATGGAGGGTGTCAATTTGAAGGGGGCTGATTTGGAAGGCAGTGATATGGGTGGCGTCAATCTGAGAGTTGCCACATTAAAAAATGCCaatcttaaaaattgtgatttaagGGCTGCTGTTTTGGCTGGAGCAGATTTAGAA agttGTGATTTATCTGGTAGTGACTTACATGAGGCGAATTTGCGGGGTGCTAATTTAAAGGATGCTGCATTTGAGTTGATGTTAACACCACTGCATATGTCACAAGCCATACGCTAA
- the LOC109594478 gene encoding methenyltetrahydrofolate synthase domain-containing protein: MSGLQEQDTTAQDAAAEEVTKQTIRMQVWQDMMKNDISVFPKPFGRIPNFKGVTEASEKLLELEDFQQAKAIIVGPDKPLETVRLLALENGKDLYVPIPRLKNWLLKKLSKDDNADIKKVVNRWGIENTGKPVDLEEELHIDLLVMGSVAVSKEGHRIGKGKGYSDLEYAILKVMKAVDENTIIVTVVHDSQVFDELPVDLFKKHDVPVDYIVTPTQVIKVETCLPKPAGVYWDLLSKKRVTFMDTLQRLKKKQESDGVDTTLKEIDSDNGMNGRRRFRRPFRKVRKSSDEDNSTPKEDRKTPRTPRRKFQGRRYNRKKSQTDSSTEENNKDPLKDANPTSGRRRPSSKRTNRRFHIDFSLLVSNIERNVRVRDLKNALTEHGVKPDDITWKGYKGFCYLHYGKPFKKQLDKENEKKPFSVNSVVNVLQSLKLSDNTTCNLDVKIMEPISRIETTDITAV, from the exons ATGAGCGGTTTACAGGAGCAGGACACAACAGCTCAAGATGCAGCTGCAGAGGAAG TTACCAAACAGACGATCCGCATGCAGGTATGGCAGGACATGATGAAAAACGATATTTCCGTATTCCCAAAACCGTTCGGCAGAATACCAAATTTCAAGGGAGTTACTGAAGCATCGGAGAAATTGCTCGAGCTCGAGGACTTTCAACAGGCCAAGGCGATCATAGTCGGACCCGATAAACCGTTGGAGACCGTGCGACTGTTGGCGCTGGAGAACGGTAAAGATCTGTACGTGCCGATTCCGAGATTGAAAAATTGGTTGCTGAAGAAGCTGTCGAAGGATGATAATGCGGATATTAAGAAGGTCGTCAATCGTTGGGGTATTGAGAATACAGGCAAGCCCGTGGATTTGGAGGAGGAACTCCACATTGATTTGCTTGTTATGGGAAGTGTTGCTGTTTCGAAGGAAGGCCATAGAATTGGAAAGGGAAAAGGTTATTCTGATTTGGAATATGCAATTCTGAAAGTTATGAAGGCTGTGGATGAAAACACCATTATTGTTACTGTCGTTCACGATTCTCAAGTTTTTGATGAGTTACCAgttgatttgtttaaaaagcATGATGTTCCTGTTGACTACATAGTGACTCCAACACAGGTGATAAAAGTTGAAACATGTTTACCCAAGCCTGCTGGGGTGTACTGGGATTTGTTATCAAAGAAAAGAGTTACATTTATGGATACCTTGCAAAGACTAAAGAAAAAACAGGAAAG tgaCGGGGTGGATACGACGTTGAAGGAAATAGACTCTGATAATGGGATGAACGGTAGAAGGAGGTTCAGAAGACCGTTTAGAAAGGTTCGTAAATCCAGCGACGAGGACAATTCGACTCCTAAAGAAGATAGGAAGACTCCGAGAACTCCCAGAAGAAAATTCCAAGGCAGGAGGTACAATAGGAAGAAATCTCAGACTGATTCTTCCACGGAGGAGAATAATAAAGac CCATTGAAGGATGCCAATCCTACTTCCGGTAGACGTCGTCCCAGCTCAAAACGTACAAACAGGCGCTTCCACATCGATTTTTCCTTGCTTGTAAGTAACATTGAGCGGAACGTTCGCGTAAGGGACTTGAAGAACGCTCTGACTGAACATGGTGTTAAACCAGATGACATAACTTGGAAGGGTTATAAGGGTTTCTGCTATTTGCATTATGGAAAGCCTTTTAAAAAGCAACTTGACAAGGAGAATGAGAAGAAGCCGTTTTCAGTCAACAGCGTTGTTAATGTTTTGCaatctctaaaattaagtgaCAACACCACTTGCAATTTGGACGTGAAAATTATGGAACCCATAAGCAGGATCGAGACGACTGACATTACTGcagtttga